One genomic region from Myripristis murdjan chromosome 7, fMyrMur1.1, whole genome shotgun sequence encodes:
- the slmapb gene encoding sarcolemma associated protein b isoform X3, which yields MGSSGESEKIIQRLNDELRDAQELANSEKLKCLELQGLLEEERKENKHQADESAKQIKLLQGQLRQLQEEMGTLRQQRDNASSSSRDELQSARDEVKSLQRALEAATAEREREVTAIQANLATVTKDLDKWRQAANKYEHEIDNLQGDLQQQSKQWQKTAEIQASELQSMQKECNGLQRECSALRSEKQDMVNKHQKERSSLQSECAALRSEKEELLKTHQKERGNLQNESVGLRSEKEALLKKQQQLERELASSRTQNDVLNSSLKALERSQEELEKRLGTLQQQHQQDSTRLQAQLDEADNRTKDLQREYEEAKNELSDLKEKYEKTEQEKQSVTDELEECKANMKILQEKGMKTSLLLPVQAIVIGLILALLYWCFGAFW from the exons ATGGGGTCATCCGGTGAGTCAGAGAAAATCATCCAGCGCTTGAACGATGAACTTCGAGACGCCCAGGAGCTAGCCAATTCTGAGAAACTGAAATGCTTGGAGCTACAAG GTCTcttggaggaagagagaaaagaaaataagcatCAAGCTGATGAATCTGCAAAACAGATTAAACTTCTTCAAG GCCAGCTGCGGCAGCTCCAAGAAGAAATGGGCACTCTCCGGCAGCAGAGAGACAACGCTTCCTCCAGTTCACGTGATGAACTGCAAAGTGCACGTGATGAGGTGAAGTCACTGCAACGTGCCCTGGAGGCAGCCACTGCCGAGCGGGAGCGGGAGGTCACTGCTATCCAGGCTAACCTAGCAACCGTCACCAAGGACCTGGACAAATGGCGTCAGGCTGCCAACAAATATGAGCATGAGATTGACAACCTTCAGGGTGACCTTCAGCAACAGAGCAAGCAGTGGCAGAAAACTGCAGAGATACAAG ccagtgaATTGCAGTCCATGCAGAAGGAGTGTAATGGCCTTCAGAGGGAATGTTCTGCCCTGCGATCTGAAAAACAGGACATGGTGAATAAGCATCAGAAGGAACGGAGCAGTCTGCAGAGTGAATGTGCTGCCCTCCGGTCCGAGAAAGAGGAACTCCTCAAGACTCACCAGAAAGAGAGGGGCAACCTGCAAAATGAAAGTGTAGGCCTGCGCTCTGAGAAAGAGGCATTGctgaagaaacagcagcagctagaGAGGGAACTTGCAAG TTCACGTACTCAGAATGATGTGCTGAACAGCAGTCTCAAGGCTCTAGAAAGatcccaggaggagctggagaagaggCTGGGCACTCTGCAGCAACAGCACCAGCAGGACAGCACCAGGCTGCAGGCCCAACTGGATGAGGCAGACAACCGCACCAAAGACCTGCAGAGAGAG TATGAAGAGGCTAAGAATGAGCTGTCAGACCTCAAGGAAAAATATGAGAAGACTGAGCAGGAAAAACAGTCAGTCACAGATGAACTGGAGGAGTGCAAAGCCAACATGAAGATATTACAAGAGAAGGGAATGAAG ACCTCCCTTTTGCTGCCTGTTCAAGCCATAGTCATCGGCCTTATCCTGGCTTTGCTGTATTGGTGCTTCGGCGCATTTTGGTAG
- the slmapb gene encoding sarcolemma associated protein b isoform X1 — MDEKQLNDPLNNVSLIKGELNRSNMGSSGESEKIIQRLNDELRDAQELANSEKLKCLELQGLLEEERKENKHQADESAKQIKLLQGQLRQLQEEMGTLRQQRDNASSSSRDELQSARDEVKSLQRALEAATAEREREVTAIQANLATVTKDLDKWRQAANKYEHEIDNLQGDLQQQSKQWQKTAEIQASELQSMQKECNGLQRECSALRSEKQDMVNKHQKERSSLQSECAALRSEKEELLKTHQKERGNLQNESVGLRSEKEALLKKQQQLERELASSRTQNDVLNSSLKALERSQEELEKRLGTLQQQHQQDSTRLQAQLDEADNRTKDLQREYEEAKNELSDLKEKYEKTEQEKQSVTDELEECKANMKILQEKGMKTSLLLPVQAIVIGLILALLYWCFGAFW; from the exons ATGGATGAGAAACAGCTGAACGATCCCCTGAATAATGTGTCACTTATTAAAG GTGAGCTCAACCGGTCCAACATGGGGTCATCCGGTGAGTCAGAGAAAATCATCCAGCGCTTGAACGATGAACTTCGAGACGCCCAGGAGCTAGCCAATTCTGAGAAACTGAAATGCTTGGAGCTACAAG GTCTcttggaggaagagagaaaagaaaataagcatCAAGCTGATGAATCTGCAAAACAGATTAAACTTCTTCAAG GCCAGCTGCGGCAGCTCCAAGAAGAAATGGGCACTCTCCGGCAGCAGAGAGACAACGCTTCCTCCAGTTCACGTGATGAACTGCAAAGTGCACGTGATGAGGTGAAGTCACTGCAACGTGCCCTGGAGGCAGCCACTGCCGAGCGGGAGCGGGAGGTCACTGCTATCCAGGCTAACCTAGCAACCGTCACCAAGGACCTGGACAAATGGCGTCAGGCTGCCAACAAATATGAGCATGAGATTGACAACCTTCAGGGTGACCTTCAGCAACAGAGCAAGCAGTGGCAGAAAACTGCAGAGATACAAG ccagtgaATTGCAGTCCATGCAGAAGGAGTGTAATGGCCTTCAGAGGGAATGTTCTGCCCTGCGATCTGAAAAACAGGACATGGTGAATAAGCATCAGAAGGAACGGAGCAGTCTGCAGAGTGAATGTGCTGCCCTCCGGTCCGAGAAAGAGGAACTCCTCAAGACTCACCAGAAAGAGAGGGGCAACCTGCAAAATGAAAGTGTAGGCCTGCGCTCTGAGAAAGAGGCATTGctgaagaaacagcagcagctagaGAGGGAACTTGCAAG TTCACGTACTCAGAATGATGTGCTGAACAGCAGTCTCAAGGCTCTAGAAAGatcccaggaggagctggagaagaggCTGGGCACTCTGCAGCAACAGCACCAGCAGGACAGCACCAGGCTGCAGGCCCAACTGGATGAGGCAGACAACCGCACCAAAGACCTGCAGAGAGAG TATGAAGAGGCTAAGAATGAGCTGTCAGACCTCAAGGAAAAATATGAGAAGACTGAGCAGGAAAAACAGTCAGTCACAGATGAACTGGAGGAGTGCAAAGCCAACATGAAGATATTACAAGAGAAGGGAATGAAG ACCTCCCTTTTGCTGCCTGTTCAAGCCATAGTCATCGGCCTTATCCTGGCTTTGCTGTATTGGTGCTTCGGCGCATTTTGGTAG
- the slmapb gene encoding sarcolemma associated protein b isoform X2, with protein sequence MDEKQLNDPLNNVSLIKGELNRSNMGSSGESEKIIQRLNDELRDAQELANSEKLKCLELQGLLEEERKENKHQADESAKQIKLLQGQLRQLQEEMGTLRQQRDNASSSSRDELQSARDEVKSLQRALEAATAEREREVTAIQANLATVTKDLDKWRQAANKYEHEIDNLQGDLQQQSKQWQKTAEIQASELQSMQKECNGLQRECSALRSEKQDMVNKHQKERSSLQSECAALRSEKEELLKTHQKERGNLQNESVGLRSEKEALLKKQQQLERELASSRTQNDVLNSSLKALERSQEELEKRLGTLQQQHQQDSTRLQAQLDEADNRTKDLQREYEEAKNELSDLKEKYEKTEQEKQSVTDELEECKANMKILQEKGMKKPWMIWVPAVAVALTAVTAAVLLRT encoded by the exons ATGGATGAGAAACAGCTGAACGATCCCCTGAATAATGTGTCACTTATTAAAG GTGAGCTCAACCGGTCCAACATGGGGTCATCCGGTGAGTCAGAGAAAATCATCCAGCGCTTGAACGATGAACTTCGAGACGCCCAGGAGCTAGCCAATTCTGAGAAACTGAAATGCTTGGAGCTACAAG GTCTcttggaggaagagagaaaagaaaataagcatCAAGCTGATGAATCTGCAAAACAGATTAAACTTCTTCAAG GCCAGCTGCGGCAGCTCCAAGAAGAAATGGGCACTCTCCGGCAGCAGAGAGACAACGCTTCCTCCAGTTCACGTGATGAACTGCAAAGTGCACGTGATGAGGTGAAGTCACTGCAACGTGCCCTGGAGGCAGCCACTGCCGAGCGGGAGCGGGAGGTCACTGCTATCCAGGCTAACCTAGCAACCGTCACCAAGGACCTGGACAAATGGCGTCAGGCTGCCAACAAATATGAGCATGAGATTGACAACCTTCAGGGTGACCTTCAGCAACAGAGCAAGCAGTGGCAGAAAACTGCAGAGATACAAG ccagtgaATTGCAGTCCATGCAGAAGGAGTGTAATGGCCTTCAGAGGGAATGTTCTGCCCTGCGATCTGAAAAACAGGACATGGTGAATAAGCATCAGAAGGAACGGAGCAGTCTGCAGAGTGAATGTGCTGCCCTCCGGTCCGAGAAAGAGGAACTCCTCAAGACTCACCAGAAAGAGAGGGGCAACCTGCAAAATGAAAGTGTAGGCCTGCGCTCTGAGAAAGAGGCATTGctgaagaaacagcagcagctagaGAGGGAACTTGCAAG TTCACGTACTCAGAATGATGTGCTGAACAGCAGTCTCAAGGCTCTAGAAAGatcccaggaggagctggagaagaggCTGGGCACTCTGCAGCAACAGCACCAGCAGGACAGCACCAGGCTGCAGGCCCAACTGGATGAGGCAGACAACCGCACCAAAGACCTGCAGAGAGAG TATGAAGAGGCTAAGAATGAGCTGTCAGACCTCAAGGAAAAATATGAGAAGACTGAGCAGGAAAAACAGTCAGTCACAGATGAACTGGAGGAGTGCAAAGCCAACATGAAGATATTACAAGAGAAGGGAATGAAG AAACCGTGGATGATCTGGGTGCCTGCGGTTGCTGTGGCTCTAACAGCTGTGACTGCCGCTGTGCTCTTGAGGACCTGA